From one Cytophagales bacterium genomic stretch:
- the fahA gene encoding fumarylacetoacetase — protein sequence MINPNDPSLKSWIEVPQNSDFPIQNLPFGIFKISNSTPRAGVAIGEYVVDLNALSELGFFNDLFYNEGSLSPVVRNVFNKEYLNDFISLGKPVCSEVRARISELLRHDNSELRDNEKIRNKVLYKTQEVTMHFPVKVGDYTDFYSSEEHATNVGSMFRDPKNALLPNWKHMPVAYHGRASSIIVSGTNIHRPKGQSKADNAENPTFGPSKNLDFELEMAFIAGKRTKLGESISINDAEEYIFGFVLFNDWSARDIQKWEYVPLGPFLGKNFASSISPWVVTLEALEPFRVEGKVQSPKPLPYLQVSQSTSEQADKKNFDINLEVYIEPSSPQPSGEGAIKLTKTNFKYMYWNINQQLAHHTVNGCNINVGDMFASGTISGPTEDSYGSMLELSWKGTKPIKMPDGTERKFINDGDTVIMRAYGEKNGVRIGFGEVRTKVLPAL from the coding sequence ATGATCAATCCCAACGACCCCTCGTTAAAATCATGGATTGAAGTCCCGCAAAACAGCGACTTCCCTATTCAGAACTTGCCTTTTGGTATTTTTAAAATATCAAACTCAACTCCGCGTGCAGGAGTTGCAATTGGTGAATATGTTGTTGATCTGAATGCTTTAAGTGAATTGGGTTTCTTTAATGATCTGTTTTACAATGAGGGGAGCCTTTCGCCTGTAGTTCGCAATGTATTCAATAAAGAATACCTGAACGACTTTATTTCGCTTGGTAAGCCGGTTTGCAGCGAGGTAAGAGCACGTATTTCTGAATTGCTGAGACACGATAACAGTGAGCTGAGAGATAACGAAAAAATAAGAAACAAGGTTTTATACAAGACGCAAGAAGTAACGATGCACTTTCCGGTAAAAGTAGGAGATTATACAGATTTCTACTCCAGCGAAGAACATGCCACCAACGTAGGCAGTATGTTTCGTGATCCTAAAAATGCCCTGTTACCTAATTGGAAACACATGCCGGTAGCATACCATGGAAGAGCATCATCTATCATCGTGTCAGGCACAAATATTCACCGGCCTAAAGGACAAAGCAAAGCGGATAATGCAGAAAATCCCACCTTCGGGCCATCAAAAAACCTTGACTTTGAACTGGAAATGGCATTTATCGCAGGTAAAAGAACAAAATTAGGGGAAAGTATTTCGATCAATGATGCAGAAGAATATATTTTTGGTTTTGTACTTTTTAATGACTGGTCGGCACGTGATATACAAAAATGGGAGTATGTACCCTTAGGGCCTTTTCTTGGAAAAAATTTTGCTTCCTCAATCTCTCCCTGGGTGGTTACCCTGGAGGCATTAGAACCTTTCAGAGTAGAAGGGAAAGTGCAAAGCCCGAAACCCCTACCCTACTTGCAAGTTTCTCAGAGTACATCAGAACAGGCAGACAAAAAGAATTTCGACATTAACCTTGAAGTTTATATTGAGCCTAGCTCCCCCCAACCCTCCGGAGAGGGGGCTATAAAATTAACCAAAACCAACTTTAAGTATATGTATTGGAACATTAACCAGCAATTAGCACACCACACTGTCAATGGATGTAATATTAATGTTGGAGATATGTTTGCATCAGGTACCATCAGTGGTCCCACGGAAGATTCGTATGGCTCCATGCTGGAATTATCCTGGAAAGGAACCAAACCAATAAAAATGCCCGATGGAACGGAACGAAAGTTTATTAATGACGGAGATACGGTGATCATGCGGGCTTATGGGGAGAAAAATGGGGTAAGGATCGGGTTTGGGGAAGTAAGGACAAAGGTACTACCGGCATTGTAA
- a CDS encoding valine--tRNA ligase, with product MVNWDPAGKTALSDEEVIYKEVKSKLYYVRYMLDNPSEIRNPKLETRNSKFEIRNSKSKTRNSKLETRNSKLEIRNSKPEIRNAKSDEYIIIATTRPETILGDTAICVNPKDERYKHLKGKKALVPFINRAIPVIYDEYVDMEFGTGCLKVTPAHDPNDYELGVKHKLQSIDILNDDGTLNENAERYIGEDRFAARKKIVKELDKAGQLEKVEDIVNKVGYSERTDSVVEPRLSKQWFCNMKKLAKPALENVMNDKIRLHPSKFKNMYRSWMENIRDWCISRQLWWGHRIPAWYNENGDYVVAKAKEEAIEKFKNKKLKFKIVKQDEDVLDTWFSSWLWPISVFDGFKDRNNPDMKYYYPTDDLVTAPEILFFWVARMIMAGYEYRKEMPFRNVYLTGIVRDKKGRKMSKSLGNSPEPLELIDKYGADGVRFGILVSSPAGNDLLFEEKLCEQGRNFCNKIWNAFRLVEGWKIDETIEQPGHSKVAGNWFDAKINRSISTIDDHFSKYRISDALMSTYKLIWDDFCSWYLEIVKPELNQYIDKSTSEVTINFFEKLLKILHPFMPFITEEIWHLLRERSREDCIIVADWPNAKDVEVGYTPELEGPEQAISQFEAAAEVTVSIRNLRKKHQIPNKNPLTLYVKANQYNHKTFDSMIKKLCNLSDITYIDDKIEDSYSFILKSNEYFVPLDESIDKEAEVDKLNSELAYTKSFLVSVEKKLNNQGFIKNARSEIVEREKKKKADAETNIRVLEEKLLNLVK from the coding sequence ATGGTGAACTGGGATCCGGCAGGCAAAACCGCATTATCTGATGAAGAAGTAATTTATAAGGAGGTGAAATCTAAGCTTTATTATGTTAGATACATGCTTGATAATCCGTCTGAAATCCGAAATCCGAAACTCGAAACTCGAAATTCGAAATTCGAAATTCGAAACTCGAAATCCAAAACTCGAAACTCGAAACTCGAAACTCGAAACTCGAAACTCGAAATCCGAAACTCGAAACCCGAAATCCGAAATGCGAAATCAGATGAATATATTATAATTGCTACCACAAGACCCGAAACCATACTGGGCGATACTGCAATTTGTGTAAATCCAAAAGATGAAAGATATAAGCATTTAAAGGGGAAGAAAGCTTTGGTACCTTTCATTAACAGGGCTATCCCGGTGATCTATGATGAATATGTTGATATGGAATTTGGCACCGGTTGTTTGAAGGTTACGCCTGCTCATGACCCCAATGACTATGAATTGGGAGTTAAGCATAAGCTGCAAAGTATCGATATTTTAAATGATGATGGTACGCTGAACGAAAATGCGGAGCGCTACATTGGAGAAGACAGGTTTGCAGCCCGTAAAAAAATAGTTAAAGAGCTGGATAAAGCCGGTCAGCTTGAAAAGGTAGAGGATATAGTAAATAAAGTTGGTTATTCTGAGAGAACCGATTCAGTGGTAGAGCCGAGATTGTCAAAACAGTGGTTTTGCAATATGAAGAAACTGGCTAAACCGGCACTGGAGAATGTGATGAATGATAAGATCAGGCTGCATCCGTCTAAGTTTAAGAATATGTACCGATCCTGGATGGAAAACATCAGGGACTGGTGTATATCGCGTCAACTCTGGTGGGGACATAGGATCCCTGCCTGGTATAATGAAAACGGGGACTATGTAGTTGCGAAAGCTAAAGAGGAAGCAATTGAAAAATTTAAAAACAAAAAATTAAAATTTAAAATTGTAAAACAGGATGAGGATGTATTGGATACCTGGTTTTCCTCGTGGCTTTGGCCCATTTCTGTGTTTGATGGATTTAAAGATCGTAATAATCCGGACATGAAATATTATTACCCAACCGATGACCTTGTTACTGCTCCTGAGATCCTGTTTTTCTGGGTAGCCCGGATGATCATGGCAGGGTATGAATACCGCAAAGAGATGCCTTTCAGGAATGTATATCTTACAGGTATAGTAAGAGACAAGAAAGGCAGGAAGATGAGCAAATCATTAGGAAATTCACCAGAGCCTTTGGAATTAATAGACAAGTATGGGGCTGATGGCGTTCGTTTCGGTATCTTGGTTAGCTCTCCTGCCGGTAATGACCTGTTATTTGAAGAAAAGTTATGTGAACAGGGAAGGAATTTTTGCAATAAGATATGGAATGCTTTCAGGTTGGTAGAAGGGTGGAAGATAGATGAAACAATTGAACAACCCGGACACAGTAAAGTTGCTGGTAATTGGTTCGATGCCAAAATAAATAGGTCAATTTCCACTATTGATGACCACTTTTCAAAATACAGGATCTCTGATGCTTTGATGAGTACTTATAAATTGATCTGGGATGATTTCTGTTCATGGTACCTGGAAATAGTAAAGCCTGAATTAAACCAATATATTGATAAATCCACCTCTGAGGTAACTATTAATTTTTTTGAAAAATTATTAAAGATTCTTCATCCGTTTATGCCGTTTATTACTGAAGAAATATGGCATTTGCTAAGAGAAAGGAGTAGAGAGGACTGCATCATTGTTGCTGATTGGCCTAATGCCAAAGATGTAGAAGTGGGATATACGCCTGAATTGGAAGGACCTGAACAAGCAATTTCACAATTTGAAGCAGCTGCTGAAGTAACAGTATCCATTAGAAATTTAAGGAAAAAGCATCAGATCCCAAACAAAAATCCATTGACTCTTTATGTAAAAGCCAATCAATATAATCACAAAACGTTTGATTCTATGATAAAAAAACTCTGTAACCTATCTGACATAACTTATATTGATGATAAAATAGAGGATTCATATTCATTTATTTTGAAGTCAAATGAATATTTTGTTCCTCTCGATGAAAGTATTGATAAAGAGGCTGAGGTAGATAAATTAAACTCTGAGTTAGCATATACCAAAAGTTTTTTGGTTTCGGTAGAGAAAAAGTTAAACAATCAAGGTTTTATAAAAAATGCCAGAAGTGAAATTGTGGAGAGGGAAAAAAAGAAAAAAGCTGATGCTGAGACGAATATCAGAGTTTTGGAAGAAAAGTTGTTAAATTTGGTGAAATAA
- the sucC gene encoding ADP-forming succinate--CoA ligase subunit beta — MNIHEYQAKDILKSYGVNIQEGIVADTPEKAVEAAKKINADTGSEWYVVKAQIHAGGRGKGGGVKLAKNLDDVKELSSRIIGMNLVTHQTGPEGKKVHKVLIAQDVYYPGTSEPKEFYLSILLDRAKSRNVIMASTEGGMDIEEVATKTPEKIMKEWIDPGVGLQPFQARKVAFSLGLEGGAFKEMVKFVHALYRAYVETDSSLFEINPVLKTSDDKILAVDAKVNLDDNALYRHKEYTALRDLAEEDPLEVEATKAGLNYVKLDGNVGCMVNGAGLAMATMDIIKLSGGEPANFLDVGGGANAVTVEAGFRIILKDPNVKAILINIFGGIVRCDRVANGVVEAYKNIGNIDVPIIVRLQGTNAKEGAEIIKQSGLKVYSAILLKDAAENVAEVLKSVDS, encoded by the coding sequence GTGAACATCCACGAATACCAGGCAAAAGACATTCTGAAAAGCTATGGCGTAAACATTCAGGAAGGCATCGTAGCAGATACACCTGAAAAAGCTGTGGAGGCTGCTAAAAAAATCAATGCGGATACCGGCAGCGAATGGTACGTAGTAAAAGCCCAGATCCATGCGGGAGGCAGAGGGAAAGGGGGTGGTGTGAAGTTAGCAAAAAATCTGGATGACGTAAAAGAACTTTCTTCCCGGATCATTGGAATGAATTTGGTTACACATCAAACAGGTCCTGAAGGTAAAAAAGTACACAAGGTTTTAATTGCTCAAGATGTTTATTATCCCGGCACATCAGAGCCAAAGGAATTTTATCTGAGCATCTTGCTTGACAGGGCTAAAAGCAGAAATGTGATCATGGCAAGTACAGAAGGCGGTATGGATATTGAAGAAGTTGCGACCAAAACCCCTGAAAAGATCATGAAAGAATGGATCGACCCGGGTGTCGGATTACAGCCATTCCAGGCAAGAAAGGTCGCTTTTTCTTTAGGGTTAGAAGGGGGCGCTTTTAAAGAAATGGTAAAATTTGTTCATGCTCTTTATAGAGCTTATGTTGAAACAGATTCATCACTTTTTGAAATAAACCCGGTACTGAAGACTTCGGATGATAAAATATTGGCTGTTGATGCGAAAGTAAACCTTGACGATAATGCCTTGTACCGTCATAAAGAATATACAGCGCTCAGGGATTTAGCCGAAGAAGATCCATTGGAGGTTGAAGCAACTAAAGCCGGATTAAATTACGTAAAGCTTGATGGTAATGTAGGATGTATGGTAAACGGGGCAGGATTGGCAATGGCTACGATGGATATCATTAAATTATCCGGTGGGGAACCGGCAAATTTTCTTGATGTGGGGGGAGGTGCAAATGCAGTGACGGTAGAAGCTGGATTTCGCATAATCCTTAAAGACCCAAATGTAAAAGCCATTCTGATCAATATTTTTGGCGGGATCGTACGGTGTGATAGAGTAGCTAATGGGGTGGTTGAAGCCTATAAGAATATTGGTAATATTGATGTGCCGATCATAGTAAGATTACAAGGCACCAATGCCAAAGAAGGCGCTGAAATAATAAAGCAATCAGGATTGAAAGTTTATTCAGCTATCCTGCTAAAAGATGCAGCGGAAAATGTTGCAGAAGTGCTTAAATCAGTTGACAGTTGA
- a CDS encoding HEPN domain-containing protein, with amino-acid sequence MESTTFINELQNRLIQRFGSNIEDVILFGSQINGRATKESDHDVLIILKNNYNYKYKNKLSHYCYEINRKYGIWIDLHVVSKYELKTIKGKEPFILEALKNTKYKMTLKQPERETLIKYRIEVAKETLDDAKFNMDNNKLFVAVNRIYYGMYYMLSALALMHKFKRTKHKPLIDWFIKTFVDENIIDKKFGDIITNTFDKRIEGDYVPYTKFSKKEAEELFEQAKDFNKEIEKLIISNN; translated from the coding sequence ATGGAATCAACTACCTTCATAAATGAACTACAAAACAGATTAATACAGCGTTTTGGAAGCAATATTGAAGATGTAATATTATTTGGTTCGCAGATCAATGGAAGGGCAACAAAAGAATCTGATCATGATGTGCTAATTATTCTGAAAAATAATTATAATTATAAATATAAAAATAAATTGTCTCATTATTGTTACGAAATTAATAGAAAATATGGTATTTGGATAGATTTACACGTGGTATCAAAATATGAATTAAAAACTATAAAAGGGAAAGAGCCATTTATCCTTGAAGCCCTTAAAAATACCAAATATAAAATGACACTTAAACAACCTGAGAGAGAAACCTTGATTAAATACAGAATTGAGGTAGCAAAAGAAACTTTGGATGATGCAAAGTTCAATATGGATAATAATAAATTGTTCGTAGCTGTAAACAGGATCTACTATGGAATGTATTACATGCTTTCTGCTTTAGCTTTAATGCATAAATTTAAAAGAACAAAACATAAGCCATTGATAGACTGGTTCATTAAAACTTTTGTAGATGAAAATATTATTGATAAGAAATTTGGCGATATTATCACTAATACTTTTGATAAGCGAATAGAAGGCGATTATGTTCCATATACTAAATTCTCCAAGAAAGAGGCTGAGGAATTATTTGAACAGGCTAAAGATTTCAATAAAGAAATTGAAAAACTAATCATATCAAACAATTAG